Genomic segment of Staphylococcus muscae:
ACAAAGAAGGCAATATCATCCACCTATATGAACGTGATTGTTCTGTTCAACGACGCCATCAAAAAGTTGTTGAAGTGGCACCATCTGTTAGTTTATCCAAAACAATGCGTGAAGAGATTTGTCGTGCAGCTGTTGATTTGATGCAACAAATAGAATACGTAAATGCAGGAACAGTTGAATTTTTAGTGTCTGGTGATGATTACTATTTCATCGAAGTGAACCCACGTATTCAAGTTGAACATACGATTACAGAGATGATTACAGGTGTAGATATCGTTAAAACACAATTACTCATTGCTGATGGCGAACTGTTACATGGTGATCGTGTGGGATTACCACACCAAGCCGAAATACAGTCAATGGGATACGCGATTCAATGTCGTATTACAACAGAAGATCCAACTCAGGACTTCATGCCGGATACAGGACGCATTGTTGCCTACCGTTCAAGCGGAGGTTTCGGTGTACGTCTCGATGCAGGAGATGCTTTCCAAGGTGCTGAAATTTCACCATATTATGATTCGTTATTAGTGAAAATTTCAACACATGCTATCAGTTATAAAGAAGCACGTGAAAAAATGGCACGATCACTTCAGGAAATGCGCATTCGTGGTGTGAAAACGAATATTCCATTTTTATATAATGTGATTCAACATGCACAGTTTGCTTCGGGTGACTATTCAACGAAGTTTTTAGAAGAAGCACCTGAATTATTTGTCATTCAGCCGTCAAGAGACCGTGGAACAAAGACGTTGGAATATATCGGCAATGTGACAATCAATGGTTTTCCAAGTGTAGAGAAACGTCCGAAGCCACATTTTGAAGCCGCAGATGTACCAAAGGTGAAAGCGCAAGATATTGCACAATTACGTGGTACGAAGCAGTTGTTAGATGAACAAGGGCCTGCTGCTGTGGCACAATGGGTGAAAGCCCAAGATGAAGTGTTGATTACCGATACGACGTTTCGTGATGCGCATCAATCATTATTAGCAACACGTGTCCGGACACATGATTTGTTACAGATTGCGCCTGAAACAGCAAATGTCATGCAAAATAACTTTTCTCTTGAGTTATGGGGGGGTGCTACGTTTGATGTGGCATACAATTTCTTAAAAGAAAACCCTTGGGATCGCCTCAAATTATTAAGAAAAGCGATTCCGAATGTATTATTCCAAATGTTATTGCGTGCATCGAATGCGGTTGGTTATAAAAACTATCCAGATAATGTGATTCAAAAGTTTGTCTCAGAAAGTGCTAAAGCAGGCGTAGATGTATTCAGAATTTTTGATTCGTTGAACTGGGTAGAGCAGATGAAAGTAGCCAACGAAGCGGTACAGGAAGCAGGCAAAATATCAGAAGGAACAATTTGTTATACAGGTGATATTTTAGATACGACACGCTCGAATGTCTATACGTTAGAATATTATGTAGATTTGGCAAAAACATTGGAACGAGAAGGGTTCCATATGCTAGCTATTAAAGATATGGCAGGTCTCTTGAAACCACGAGCTGCATACGAATTAATCGGTGAGTTAAAGGCAGCAGTCGACTTACCAATCCACTTGCATACGCATGATACGAGTGGGAACGGCATTTTGACATATAACCAAGCGATTAATGCTGGTGTAGATGTGATTGATACGGCTGTGGCAGCAATGTCAGGTTTAACAAGTCAACCAAGCAGTAACTCGCTTTACTATGCGATGAGTGGTTTCTCACGTGATATTCGTATGGATATTGAAGGGCACGAACGCTTATCACACTATTGGGATGCCATCCGTCCATACTATCAAGACTTTGAAAGTGATATGAAGTCTCCGCATACAGAAATCTATCAACATGAGATGCCGGGTGGGCAGTACTCTAACTTACGCCAACAAGCAAAAAGCTTAGGCTTAGGCGAACGATTCGGTGAAGTCAAAGATATGTATAGACGTGTCAACTTATTATTTGGTGACATCGTTAAAGTAACCCCATCATCAAAGGTAGTAGGAGACATGGCACTGTATATGGTGCAAAATGATTTGGATGAAACACAAGTATTAACTGACGGACACAAGCTGGACTTTCCTGACTCAGTTGTTTCATTTTTCAAAGGTGAAATCGGTCAACCGGTGAATGGTTTCAATAAACAATTACAAGAAGTTATCTTGAAAGGCCAAAAGGCACTCACTGAACGTCCAGGTGAACATCTGGTGCCTGTTGATTTTGACCAATTGAAATTAGAACTTCAAGAAAAACAACAGCGTGAAGTGACAGAACAAGATGTGGTGAGTTATGCACTTTATCCGAAAGTCTATGAGCAATATATGCAGACGTTTGAACGATTCGGAGATGTATCATTATTAGATACGCCAACCTTCTTCTTTGGTATGCGTGAAAATGAGACAATTAAGATTGAAATAGACAAAGGCAAAGTATTAGTCATTACGTTACAAACAATCACACAACCAGATGATAATGGTATGCGTACAGTCTTTTTTGAAATGAACGGTCAGGCACGACGCATTCAAGTGAAAGATGAGAATATTCAATCGGTACA
This window contains:
- a CDS encoding pyruvate carboxylase, giving the protein MQHIKKILVANRGEIAIRIFRAATELGIQTVAIYSKEDMRALHRYKADEAYLVGEDLGPAESYLNIERIIQIAKEANVDAIHPGYGFLSENMQFAKRCAEEGIIFVGPELEHLDMFGDKVKARTTAIRANLPVIPGTDGPVANIEAATAFAETAGYPLMIKATSGGGGKGMRIVRDASELSEAFTRAKSEAEKSFGSSEVYIEKFIDEPKHIEVQVLGDKEGNIIHLYERDCSVQRRHQKVVEVAPSVSLSKTMREEICRAAVDLMQQIEYVNAGTVEFLVSGDDYYFIEVNPRIQVEHTITEMITGVDIVKTQLLIADGELLHGDRVGLPHQAEIQSMGYAIQCRITTEDPTQDFMPDTGRIVAYRSSGGFGVRLDAGDAFQGAEISPYYDSLLVKISTHAISYKEAREKMARSLQEMRIRGVKTNIPFLYNVIQHAQFASGDYSTKFLEEAPELFVIQPSRDRGTKTLEYIGNVTINGFPSVEKRPKPHFEAADVPKVKAQDIAQLRGTKQLLDEQGPAAVAQWVKAQDEVLITDTTFRDAHQSLLATRVRTHDLLQIAPETANVMQNNFSLELWGGATFDVAYNFLKENPWDRLKLLRKAIPNVLFQMLLRASNAVGYKNYPDNVIQKFVSESAKAGVDVFRIFDSLNWVEQMKVANEAVQEAGKISEGTICYTGDILDTTRSNVYTLEYYVDLAKTLEREGFHMLAIKDMAGLLKPRAAYELIGELKAAVDLPIHLHTHDTSGNGILTYNQAINAGVDVIDTAVAAMSGLTSQPSSNSLYYAMSGFSRDIRMDIEGHERLSHYWDAIRPYYQDFESDMKSPHTEIYQHEMPGGQYSNLRQQAKSLGLGERFGEVKDMYRRVNLLFGDIVKVTPSSKVVGDMALYMVQNDLDETQVLTDGHKLDFPDSVVSFFKGEIGQPVNGFNKQLQEVILKGQKALTERPGEHLVPVDFDQLKLELQEKQQREVTEQDVVSYALYPKVYEQYMQTFERFGDVSLLDTPTFFFGMRENETIKIEIDKGKVLVITLQTITQPDDNGMRTVFFEMNGQARRIQVKDENIQSVHLAKPKADKNNPNHIGAQMPGTVIDVKVTEQDVVEAGQSLIITEAMKMETTVQAPFKGTIKAIHVQNNESIETGDLLIEIEKLEG